The genomic interval TTATAAATCCCAATATTTAGTAGATTATTAAAATTGGCTATGTTATAGTTTGATGATGATAATAGAAATAAAAATAGAACTTCCGAAATTAAGAAGTTCTATTTTAAATTATTGGTTTGTCAAACCTCGCCGTTAATTCAAGAATAAATTATTCTTTGTTTTTGCTTATGATCCATTTGATAGCGTCTAAAAGGTCTTCAGCAACATAATCTGGTTCAATTTCCGCCCATTCTTTCCTGTATTGATTAAGGGAACCATATCCCCATCCTGTAAGCACCAAAATTTTCGTTGCTCCCACGGAATGAGCTGCCATCATATCAGTTGAACCAACGTCACCAATAAATACAGTTTTTGTTAAATCTAATTTATATTTTTTAGATGCTTCCAAAAGCATTCCTGGTTTTGGCTTATGACATATGCAGTCATCATCTGGACTATGAGGACAAATAAAGGCATCATCAAACTCATATGATTGAAATTCCTTGTAAAAATCATCGAGAGTAGCTTCGCCCCTACTAATTCTATGTTGATTAGTACAAGCAAAAATCTTAATATTATTATCTTTTAACATTTGTAATGCAGTTCTACTGAACGAAAATGGGGAGAAATCTTTCGGATGAATAAAGTGTCCAGTACCACCAATAGTTCCATCACGGTCAATAAAAACCGCTTCAATTTTCATTGATATTCCCCCTTTAATATACAACAACTGCTATTAATCGAATTAGATGTTTAAATCGAAGATTTTGATAAATTAATAGTACCATATTTTACCATGATTTATATTGAATTCTCTTTAACAATCA from Falsibacillus pallidus carries:
- a CDS encoding HAD-IIIA family hydrolase, which produces MKIEAVFIDRDGTIGGTGHFIHPKDFSPFSFSRTALQMLKDNNIKIFACTNQHRISRGEATLDDFYKEFQSYEFDDAFICPHSPDDDCICHKPKPGMLLEASKKYKLDLTKTVFIGDVGSTDMMAAHSVGATKILVLTGWGYGSLNQYRKEWAEIEPDYVAEDLLDAIKWIISKNKE